A stretch of DNA from Thermoplasmata archaeon:
CTCAAGCTCACCTTGACCGGCGATCGCATCGACGCGGCCGAGGCGCTGCGGATCGGCCTCGTCGACGAGGTGGTGGCCCATCCCGCGCTGGACCGGCGCGTGGACGAGATCGCCTCACGCATCGCGTCGAAGAGCGCGGTCGCCGTGCGCCTCGCGAAGGCCGCGGTCAAGGCCTCGGCCCGCCTGCCCTTGGACCAAGGACTCCGGTACGAGCAGACCCTCTTCGGCCTCGTCTTCGCGTCAGCGGACAAGGAGGAAGGGGTCCGCGCCTTCCTCGAGAAGCGCGCGCCGCGCTGGAGCGACAAGTGATTCTCACGCCCGAGACCACGGATAGGTTTTCCACGCGATAATGACGCAAAAGGCCTCTTAAGCCGGACGGGAGACGTCCCTTCCGAACTATGTCTGCGTGGTCCGGCATCGTCGTCGGAGCCATCGCGCTCGCGGTCGTCGTGGTCGCGGTCGGCCAACCGGCGTGGGAGTGGCGGCTCTCGGATAGCAGCCAGGTGGACATCTGGTCCTACGGCCTCTTTGGGGCCACGCACACGATCGAGAACAAGACCTTCGGCAATGCGACGGTCCAGAACTTCACATACCTGAACCTGCCGAACCAAAGCCGCATGGCCGCCCTGTTCTCGGCCATGCAACTCGGGTTCGAAGGCGCGGTCGCGTGCATTGTGGCCGCGTTGGCCCTGAGCGCCGCGACCCTGCGACGTAGACTCCGCGGGATGTTCGCAGGGAGCGCGATGGTGGCGGGGTGCCTGCTCGCGCTCGTTGTCCCCCTTTACCTGGTCCTGCAGATCACCTCCGCCGCGGAGGATCTGCCCCAGCTGAACGGGAACTCCCTGCCGAGCTTCGAAGGCCAGATCCTGTACGGACCCAGCCTGCTCACTTGGGGACCGAACGTCACCTGGTACCTCCTCCTGGGCCTGTGCATCCTCCTCGCCTTCGGCGCGTCAGAGGTGTGGTCCCTCCGGCCGTCGCGGAAGCCCGCGGCCAGGCAAGCGGTCCTGGCCCGTGGCGCGGACCCGCCGCCGCCCGAGCCGCCCACGCCCGCCCACCTCGAGCCCGCGATCGAGGAGGTCTTCGTCATCGGCTCCAACGGACTCCTGATCAAGCATATGTCCCGCACCCTCATGTCGGAGAAGGACCGGGACGTCGTCGGGGGCATGATCAGCGTCCTCTCCAACTTTGTCCGGGAGACGTTCTCGGAACGGGACGGCAACGACGTCCAGGAAGTCACGCTCGGAGACCACCGCTTCATCCTTTGTAACGAACGCGGGATCGTCGTCGCGGTCCTCGTGACCCGTGGCGCCACGGAGGACATCGTGCCGCGGCTGCGCCATCTTCTGGCCTGCCTCATCGACCGCTACGCGGACAAGCTCGACGAATGGGGCGGGGAGCCGCTCGAGGGGATCGAGGACGAGATCGCGGTCCTCTGGCAACCCTTCTTCCTCCCGCCGCCTCCTGCGGACTGAGCCGTCACCCTTCCCGGGGATGAGTCCCGCCGCTTCTTCGCCGAGCTTC
This window harbors:
- a CDS encoding roadblock/LC7 domain-containing protein, producing MSAWSGIVVGAIALAVVVVAVGQPAWEWRLSDSSQVDIWSYGLFGATHTIENKTFGNATVQNFTYLNLPNQSRMAALFSAMQLGFEGAVACIVAALALSAATLRRRLRGMFAGSAMVAGCLLALVVPLYLVLQITSAAEDLPQLNGNSLPSFEGQILYGPSLLTWGPNVTWYLLLGLCILLAFGASEVWSLRPSRKPAARQAVLARGADPPPPEPPTPAHLEPAIEEVFVIGSNGLLIKHMSRTLMSEKDRDVVGGMISVLSNFVRETFSERDGNDVQEVTLGDHRFILCNERGIVVAVLVTRGATEDIVPRLRHLLACLIDRYADKLDEWGGEPLEGIEDEIAVLWQPFFLPPPPAD